Proteins from a single region of Patescibacteria group bacterium:
- the rpsM gene encoding 30S ribosomal protein S13: protein MARIAGINLPPQKKVKIGLTYIFGIGPTTVKKILNKTNVDGEKRVKDLSDKEIDSLKSHIENTYRVEGDLRRDVSANIKRLKEISSYRGSRHAKHLPVRGQRTKTNSRTVRGNVRHTMGSGRRAVTKG, encoded by the coding sequence ATGGCTAGAATTGCCGGTATCAATCTTCCCCCGCAGAAAAAGGTTAAAATAGGTTTAACCTATATTTTTGGCATTGGCCCAACTACGGTTAAAAAAATTTTAAACAAAACTAACGTTGACGGAGAAAAAAGAGTTAAAGATTTAAGCGATAAAGAAATCGATAGTCTAAAATCTCATATTGAGAATACTTATCGCGTAGAAGGCGATTTGCGCCGCGATGTTTCCGCGAATATTAAACGATTGAAAGAAATCAGTTCTTATCGTGGATCTCGACATGCCAAACATTTGCCGGTTCGCGGACAACGAACCAAAACTAATTCGCGCACAGTCCGCGGCAATGTTCGCCATACCATGGGTAGCGGTCGTCGCGCCGTCACTAAAGGTTAA
- the infA gene encoding translation initiation factor IF-1 — MGKKQDFLEVEGVVEEVLPSTTFKVKLDDSREILAYLSGRLRMNQIRILLGDRVRIEMSPYDLTKGRVTYRF, encoded by the coding sequence ATGGGAAAAAAACAAGATTTTTTAGAAGTCGAGGGTGTAGTCGAAGAAGTGCTGCCGTCCACGACTTTTAAAGTCAAACTAGACGATAGCCGAGAAATTCTGGCTTATTTGTCTGGGCGTTTAAGAATGAATCAGATTAGGATTTTATTGGGAGATAGAGTGAGAATAGAGATGAGTCCATACGATTTAACCAAGGGCAGAGTAACTTATAGGTTCTGA
- the rpoA gene encoding DNA-directed RNA polymerase subunit alpha, with the protein MEQIILPNKIEYQADPENKNKGYFTIEPCYPGYGITWGNALRRVLLSSLPGAAVDSIKIKGGRHEFSTLPHVEEDILHLVLNFKQLRFKVFREEPIQLKLSVKGEKEVTAKDIEKSADVEIVNPDLHLATLTDKKAELEIEINISKGFGYIPSEEKDRTGLDLGTIVLDSIFSPIVKIASDVEDMRVGKRTDYDRLKLTIETDGTITPYAAFVEAADLLNSQFAFLTGQARTIAQGMDIKSEEKTVKAKKAKAKVKTVKKVIKKKVVKAKSKK; encoded by the coding sequence ATGGAGCAAATAATTTTACCGAATAAAATTGAATACCAGGCCGATCCCGAAAACAAAAATAAGGGTTATTTTACTATCGAGCCATGTTATCCGGGCTACGGCATTACTTGGGGCAATGCTTTACGAAGAGTTCTTCTATCGTCTTTGCCCGGGGCAGCCGTTGATTCGATCAAAATTAAAGGCGGTCGCCACGAATTTTCAACTTTACCCCACGTTGAAGAAGATATTTTGCATTTAGTTTTAAATTTTAAACAACTAAGATTTAAGGTTTTTAGAGAAGAGCCGATCCAGCTTAAATTATCGGTAAAAGGAGAAAAAGAAGTCACCGCCAAAGATATCGAAAAATCAGCCGACGTGGAAATAGTTAACCCTGATTTGCATTTGGCAACCTTAACCGACAAAAAGGCAGAATTAGAAATTGAAATTAATATTAGCAAGGGTTTCGGCTATATTCCATCAGAAGAAAAAGATCGTACTGGCTTAGACCTTGGTACTATTGTTCTGGATTCAATTTTTAGCCCAATCGTTAAGATTGCCTCTGACGTTGAAGACATGCGCGTTGGTAAGCGTACTGATTATGACAGACTAAAATTAACCATCGAAACCGATGGCACTATTACTCCTTATGCAGCTTTTGTCGAAGCAGCCGATTTGTTAAATAGTCAATTTGCCTTTTTAACCGGCCAGGCAAGAACCATTGCCCAAGGAATGGATATTAAATCTGAAGAAAAGACGGTTAAGGCTAAGAAAGCCAAGGCAAAAGTTAAAACGGTTAAAAAGGTCATTAAGAAGAAAGTTGTTAAAGCTAAATCAAAGAAGTAG
- the rpsD gene encoding 30S ribosomal protein S4, translating to MLGPKCRICRREGTKLFLKGDRCYTTKCEIVKRKYPPGIHGQKGYPKMTGYGIQLREKQKIKRFYNISERQLKNYFNKAKKKTGNTEIDLIRMLETRLDSVVFNAGFGTSRYGVRQMINHGHVTVNKRKVSIPSFKVRVNNVIALKSNTKLTKKVQEALTGSVASKERRERCVPWLLIDETKPEIKVIKLPGAEDLPKDFNTKLVVEFYSR from the coding sequence ATGTTAGGTCCAAAATGCAGAATTTGTCGCCGCGAAGGAACCAAACTTTTTCTAAAAGGCGATCGTTGTTATACGACTAAATGCGAAATAGTTAAAAGAAAATATCCGCCAGGAATCCATGGTCAAAAGGGCTATCCAAAAATGACCGGTTATGGCATTCAATTGCGCGAAAAACAAAAAATTAAAAGATTTTATAATATTTCCGAGCGGCAATTAAAAAATTATTTTAATAAGGCTAAAAAGAAAACTGGTAATACCGAAATTGATTTAATCAGAATGCTTGAAACCAGATTAGATAGCGTAGTATTTAATGCCGGATTCGGCACGTCTCGCTATGGTGTCAGGCAAATGATTAATCACGGCCATGTTACGGTTAATAAACGTAAAGTCAGTATTCCTTCTTTTAAAGTAAGGGTTAATAACGTGATTGCTTTAAAATCAAACACAAAATTAACAAAAAAAGTTCAGGAAGCTTTAACCGGTTCCGTTGCCTCTAAAGAGCGCCGAGAAAGGTGTGTTCCTTGGCTGTTGATTGATGAAACCAAGCCGGAGATTAAAGTCATCAAATTGCCGGGCGCCGAAGATTTGCCGAAAGATTTTAATACCAAATTAGTCGTCGAATTTTATAGTCGATAA
- a CDS encoding metal-sensitive transcriptional regulator, with product MKSIIKKQVLNRMNYLKGHLEGVRQMVADDVYCINVIKQNLAVIAALRKVNDIILANHLNTCVTTVIKSNNEQARKKMIKELLTIFTTNHNC from the coding sequence ATGAAAAGCATCATTAAAAAACAAGTTCTAAACCGCATGAATTATTTAAAAGGACACCTAGAGGGTGTCCGGCAGATGGTTGCCGATGATGTTTATTGCATAAATGTTATTAAACAAAATTTAGCTGTCATTGCCGCCCTAAGAAAAGTAAATGATATTATTCTAGCTAATCATCTTAATACTTGTGTTACCACAGTCATTAAAAGTAACAATGAGCAGGCGCGCAAGAAAATGATCAAAGAATTATTGACAATTTTTACTACAAATCATAATTGTTAA
- a CDS encoding magnesium transporter CorA family protein: MDHPSTVQKIEGNGISWINVSKIGSEEMKYLEKTFNFRPLHLADCFSPLQRPKVNLQNDYLFMVLLFPVYRRKTREIITAELDVFIGKDYLVTAHNNDLSPLINLFNLCQINENQRQKYFKNNPTFLIYEVLNRLCCYCQPILDDMQLATASIEEHIFRGYERRMVREILIVKRNIINLRQITRVHESVLSQFVTKGEKFLDFSGIKANFLELIESTGDMWNLLENLYQNIEALEETNNSLVSFRLNDIVKILTTISVLALPITIVTSLFSMNIHHSPLIDYPAAFWILISGMIILFAFLLFYVKRKKWI, translated from the coding sequence ATGGACCATCCTTCAACCGTTCAAAAAATCGAGGGAAACGGCATTAGCTGGATTAACGTCTCTAAGATCGGTTCAGAAGAAATGAAGTATTTGGAAAAAACTTTTAATTTCCGTCCACTTCATTTAGCTGATTGTTTTTCACCGCTACAACGCCCTAAGGTTAATCTTCAAAATGATTACTTGTTTATGGTGTTGCTTTTCCCTGTTTATCGGCGCAAGACCAGGGAAATTATCACGGCCGAATTAGACGTTTTTATTGGTAAAGATTACTTGGTCACAGCTCATAATAATGACTTGTCTCCGTTGATTAATTTGTTTAACCTCTGCCAAATCAACGAAAACCAACGGCAAAAATATTTTAAAAATAATCCAACCTTCCTAATTTACGAAGTCCTTAATCGCCTTTGCTGTTATTGCCAACCGATTTTAGATGACATGCAACTGGCCACGGCCAGTATTGAAGAGCATATTTTCCGCGGCTATGAACGCCGCATGGTCAGGGAAATTCTAATCGTTAAAAGAAACATAATTAATTTAAGACAAATCACGCGAGTTCATGAATCTGTTTTAAGCCAATTCGTCACTAAAGGAGAAAAGTTCTTGGATTTTAGCGGTATTAAAGCTAATTTTTTAGAACTTATCGAAAGTACCGGCGACATGTGGAATCTTCTAGAAAACCTTTATCAAAATATCGAAGCCTTAGAAGAAACCAACAACTCTCTCGTTTCTTTTCGGCTTAACGATATCGTAAAAATTTTAACCACCATTTCCGTTCTAGCCCTGCCAATTACAATCGTTACCAGCCTTTTCAGCATGAATATCCATCATAGTCCGCTTATCGATTATCCGGCCGCTTTCTGGATCTTAATCAGCGGCATGATTATACTTTTCGCCTTCTTGCTTTTTTACGTTAAAAGAAAAAAATGGATTTAA
- a CDS encoding heavy metal translocating P-type ATPase, translating into MKKIFKIIGMHCASCAVNIEQFLGRQAGIKSVSVNFAQETVLVEFEPNQSNAQLIKDLIATLGYRAIEHEVGVSIHTDHLQAQNNKKLKNVFIGSLILSLPILYLTMGMMFGLPRLPLSMAVELLIEMVLATLIIIINRRIYRSGFLGLWRRRPDMDSLIALGTSAAYLYSMVVALLFIFGRLTNKSVEIYFESAVFILVFIALGDYLENLTKGKTSQAIKNLIGLQPKEATKLILINGEYQEQIVSIDQIKLDDIILVRPGERVPADGIIIEGASSVDEKMITGESLPVEKKAGDTIIGATINKNGILKFRATKIGQDTMLAQIIKVVEQAMGSKAPIQLLADKISFYFVPAVIGVALLALFIWLIIGYPLSFALTVFVAVLVIACPCALGLATPTAVMMGTGLAAKNGILIKSAKALEISRRVNFVVFDKTGTLTKGEPEVQEVVINPSLGFNEKEIIQIAASLAKNSNHPLSQAVALYSQEKKIETFPVKDFQEIEGQGIIGFDNKNKKIMLGNKKLLVGLDNSFVNKLNSIGTYLFVTQEQGIVGVILLADELKPSANNVVAALKKQNIKIAMITGDNQLTAGAIGQKLGIDNILAEVLPQDKSLEIKKLQDQGFVVAMVGDGINDAPALAQADLGIALGSGTDVALETGEIVLIKDDLKDVLRAMSLSRYTLRKIKQNLFWAMFYNTITIPVAAGILYPITGWLLNPALAAAAMAFSSVSVVLNALSMRWYRLAKF; encoded by the coding sequence ATGAAAAAAATATTTAAAATTATTGGCATGCACTGCGCTTCCTGCGCGGTTAATATTGAGCAGTTTTTAGGCCGGCAGGCTGGCATAAAATCGGTGAGTGTTAATTTTGCCCAAGAAACGGTCTTAGTAGAATTTGAGCCAAATCAAAGCAATGCGCAATTAATTAAGGATTTAATTGCCACCCTTGGTTATCGGGCGATAGAACATGAAGTTGGGGTGTCTATCCATACCGATCATCTGCAAGCGCAAAATAATAAAAAATTGAAAAATGTCTTTATCGGTTCATTAATTTTAAGTTTACCGATTCTTTATTTAACTATGGGCATGATGTTTGGCCTTCCGCGGTTACCGCTTTCAATGGCCGTCGAGCTATTAATAGAAATGGTTTTAGCAACCTTAATTATTATCATTAATCGAAGAATTTATCGTTCCGGGTTTTTGGGTTTGTGGCGCCGGAGGCCCGACATGGATTCTTTAATCGCCTTGGGCACTAGCGCGGCTTATTTATACAGTATGGTTGTTGCTTTATTATTTATTTTTGGCCGATTAACGAACAAATCGGTTGAGATATATTTTGAAAGTGCCGTTTTTATTTTAGTTTTTATCGCCCTAGGAGATTATTTAGAAAATTTAACCAAAGGCAAGACCAGCCAAGCCATTAAAAATTTAATCGGTTTACAGCCAAAAGAAGCAACCAAGTTAATTTTAATTAATGGTGAGTATCAAGAGCAAATAGTTTCTATTGATCAAATAAAATTAGACGACATTATATTGGTTCGACCGGGGGAAAGGGTTCCGGCTGATGGGATAATTATCGAAGGAGCTTCGAGTGTCGACGAAAAAATGATTACTGGCGAAAGTTTGCCAGTAGAAAAAAAAGCAGGAGACACTATTATTGGCGCCACGATTAATAAAAATGGCATTTTAAAATTTCGGGCTACTAAGATAGGTCAAGACACAATGTTGGCCCAGATTATTAAAGTTGTCGAACAAGCCATGGGCTCTAAGGCGCCCATTCAGCTTTTGGCCGATAAAATTTCTTTTTATTTTGTGCCAGCAGTTATTGGAGTTGCATTATTAGCCTTATTTATTTGGCTAATTATAGGTTATCCTTTGTCTTTTGCTTTAACGGTTTTTGTCGCAGTTTTGGTTATTGCCTGCCCTTGCGCCCTAGGCCTGGCTACGCCGACGGCTGTAATGATGGGGACAGGCTTGGCGGCGAAAAATGGCATTTTAATTAAAAGCGCCAAGGCGCTGGAAATTAGTCGCAGAGTTAATTTTGTTGTTTTTGATAAAACAGGAACCTTAACTAAAGGCGAGCCCGAAGTGCAGGAAGTTGTCATTAATCCGTCGCTTGGTTTTAATGAGAAAGAAATTATTCAAATAGCTGCTTCTTTAGCGAAAAATTCTAATCACCCGTTATCGCAAGCTGTTGCTCTTTACTCTCAAGAAAAAAAGATAGAGACATTCCCCGTGAAAGATTTTCAAGAAATCGAAGGGCAAGGAATTATTGGCTTTGATAATAAAAATAAAAAAATCATGCTTGGTAATAAGAAATTATTAGTTGGGCTAGATAATTCTTTTGTTAACAAGTTAAATTCCATAGGCACGTATTTATTTGTAACGCAAGAACAAGGCATAGTAGGAGTTATTTTGTTGGCTGACGAATTAAAACCGAGCGCCAATAATGTAGTCGCTGCTTTAAAAAAACAAAACATAAAGATAGCGATGATTACCGGAGACAACCAATTAACAGCTGGGGCAATTGGCCAAAAATTAGGCATTGATAATATATTGGCCGAAGTTTTACCGCAAGATAAATCTTTAGAAATAAAAAAGCTTCAAGATCAAGGATTTGTCGTTGCCATGGTCGGCGATGGGATAAACGATGCGCCGGCCTTAGCGCAAGCAGACTTGGGCATTGCCCTGGGTTCTGGTACGGACGTAGCGCTAGAAACGGGCGAGATAGTTTTAATTAAGGATGACTTGAAAGACGTGTTGAGAGCTATGAGTTTATCGCGCTATACGCTTAGAAAAATTAAACAAAATTTGTTTTGGGCTATGTTTTATAATACGATTACTATACCCGTGGCCGCTGGCATATTATACCCTATAACCGGCTGGCTTTTAAATCCAGCTCTGGCCGCGGCAGCTATGGCTTTTTCTTCGGTAAGCGTGGTTCTAAACGCTCTATCAATGCGTTGGTATCGCTTGGCTAAATTTTAA
- the murB gene encoding UDP-N-acetylmuramate dehydrogenase produces the protein MANLKINQNVDLKHYTTFKIGGPAKYFFLAKSANELINALKWAKKNKLKHFILGGGSNLLVPDKGFNGLVIKIKLNENKISGKKLSVGANMPLAQLVSLAAKNGLSGLEWAAGIPGTVGGAIRGNAGAFGGSMADVVKRVLIIDPKLAKKNFSNKECRFSYRDSIFKQNRLLIVLEVEIELKGGDKNLIKKQIHEILFKRSGQPCEPSAGCIFKNITFSRKHQPLLKKYPELVNITKTGLIPAAWLIDKSGLKGKKIGQIQISPKHANFIVNLGQGKARDVLRMIKLAKLAVFKKFKIKIKEEVEII, from the coding sequence ATGGCCAATCTAAAGATTAATCAAAACGTCGATTTAAAACATTATACTACTTTTAAAATTGGCGGACCGGCCAAATATTTTTTTCTGGCAAAATCAGCCAATGAACTGATTAACGCCCTTAAATGGGCCAAGAAAAACAAATTAAAACATTTTATTTTGGGCGGTGGAAGCAATTTATTGGTTCCTGATAAAGGATTTAACGGCTTGGTAATTAAGATTAAATTAAACGAAAATAAAATATCGGGCAAAAAATTATCAGTTGGCGCTAATATGCCTTTGGCGCAATTAGTAAGCTTGGCGGCTAAAAACGGATTAAGCGGTTTAGAGTGGGCGGCCGGGATCCCGGGCACGGTGGGCGGAGCGATTCGCGGTAATGCTGGCGCTTTTGGCGGTTCGATGGCCGACGTGGTAAAAAGAGTTTTAATTATTGATCCTAAATTAGCGAAAAAAAATTTTTCCAATAAAGAGTGCAGGTTTTCTTATCGAGATAGTATTTTTAAACAAAATCGTTTGCTTATTGTTTTAGAGGTAGAGATAGAGCTTAAAGGGGGCGATAAGAATTTAATCAAAAAACAAATTCACGAAATTTTATTCAAAAGATCTGGCCAGCCTTGCGAGCCCAGCGCCGGTTGTATTTTTAAAAATATTACCTTTTCGAGAAAACATCAGCCCTTACTTAAAAAATATCCAGAGCTTGTTAATATCACTAAAACTGGTCTCATTCCCGCGGCTTGGCTAATAGATAAATCTGGTCTTAAGGGTAAAAAAATCGGGCAAATCCAGATTAGTCCCAAGCATGCCAATTTCATAGTAAATTTAGGTCAAGGCAAGGCTAGGGATGTTTTGAGGATGATTAAGCTGGCCAAATTAGCGGTTTTTAAAAAATTTAAAATTAAAATAAAAGAAGAGGTGGAGATAATCTAA
- the rpsK gene encoding 30S ribosomal protein S11 has translation MAEAIKAEKVKKVRKSNKVVTQVPRGRAYVHATYNNTIINVTDLQGNVLGWSAAGKMGFSGPKKATPYAAGIVVKDLLDKIAKYGVREVQVFIRGVGAGREGAVRAFHANGLNILSIQDLTPVPHNGCRPAKVRRV, from the coding sequence ATGGCCGAAGCAATAAAAGCCGAAAAAGTAAAAAAAGTGAGAAAGTCCAATAAAGTGGTGACTCAGGTCCCGCGCGGGCGGGCTTATGTTCATGCTACTTATAATAATACCATTATTAATGTGACCGATTTGCAAGGTAATGTTTTGGGCTGGTCAGCAGCGGGCAAAATGGGATTTAGTGGACCGAAAAAGGCTACTCCTTATGCCGCCGGAATAGTGGTTAAAGATTTATTGGATAAAATCGCCAAATATGGCGTGAGAGAAGTTCAAGTTTTTATTCGAGGCGTTGGTGCTGGACGTGAAGGCGCGGTTCGAGCTTTCCATGCCAATGGCTTAAATATTTTATCGATTCAAGATTTGACTCCGGTACCGCATAACGGTTGTCGGCCGGCAAAAGTCAGACGAGTCTAA
- the cysS gene encoding cysteine--tRNA ligase — translation MQLFNTLTRKKEEFTPIKPPYVGMYTCGPTVYNFAHIGNLRAYLFEDLLKKTLSYNGYQVHHVMNITDVGHLISDSDAGEDKIEKAASEKKQSPQAIAEFYTKAFQKNLCDLNIADPDIWCKATEHIQEQVELIKRLEKNDYTYIGLSGNVYFNACKFKNYGDLAKLNLEEQKAGARTEIDSEKKHPHDFVLWFSVNGSKFKNHLLKWPSPWGEGWPGWHIECSAMSMKYLGEQFDIHCGGIDHIPVHHTNEIAQSEAATGKKWVNYWLHNEFLLLDKEKMAKSAGGFITLENLINKGFNPLAYRYLCLTAHYRSQLNFSWQSLEGAQNALNKLYQTIANFDKANGVDPEYKKEFVEAISDDLDSPKAVALAWELLKSDLPEEIKLGTLFDFDKVLSLDLEKKWRETKNIPQEIKDLAKERENARANKDWARSDDLRKKIQELGYSVEDTPDGNLVKKMNQ, via the coding sequence ATGCAACTATTTAATACTTTAACTAGAAAAAAAGAAGAATTTACTCCCATCAAACCGCCTTACGTCGGTATGTATACTTGCGGACCGACGGTTTATAATTTTGCTCACATCGGCAATTTACGCGCCTATCTTTTTGAAGACTTATTGAAAAAAACCTTATCTTACAACGGCTATCAAGTTCACCATGTAATGAATATTACCGACGTTGGCCACCTGATCTCTGATTCAGATGCTGGCGAAGACAAAATCGAAAAAGCCGCGAGCGAAAAAAAACAAAGCCCACAAGCAATTGCCGAATTTTACACCAAGGCTTTTCAAAAAAATCTGTGCGACTTAAACATTGCCGACCCCGATATTTGGTGTAAGGCTACCGAACACATCCAAGAGCAAGTCGAATTAATAAAAAGACTAGAAAAAAATGATTATACTTATATTGGATTAAGCGGAAATGTTTATTTCAATGCCTGCAAATTTAAAAATTACGGCGACTTGGCTAAATTAAATCTGGAAGAACAGAAAGCTGGCGCGCGAACGGAGATAGATTCAGAAAAAAAACATCCACACGATTTTGTCTTGTGGTTTTCGGTCAACGGTTCAAAGTTTAAAAACCACTTATTAAAATGGCCATCGCCCTGGGGTGAAGGTTGGCCCGGTTGGCACATTGAATGTAGTGCCATGAGCATGAAATATTTAGGTGAACAGTTTGACATCCACTGCGGCGGGATTGATCATATACCCGTTCATCATACTAATGAAATAGCGCAGAGCGAAGCGGCTACTGGCAAAAAATGGGTTAATTATTGGCTACATAACGAATTTCTTTTGCTAGATAAAGAAAAAATGGCCAAATCAGCCGGCGGATTTATTACCCTGGAAAACCTAATAAACAAGGGCTTTAATCCACTGGCGTATCGTTATTTATGTTTAACTGCTCATTATCGTTCACAGCTAAATTTTTCTTGGCAATCTTTGGAAGGAGCGCAAAATGCCTTGAACAAACTTTACCAAACTATCGCCAATTTTGATAAGGCCAATGGCGTTGATCCGGAATATAAAAAAGAATTTGTGGAAGCGATTAGCGACGATCTTGATTCGCCCAAAGCCGTGGCCCTGGCCTGGGAATTACTGAAAAGCGATTTGCCCGAAGAGATTAAACTGGGCACATTATTTGATTTTGATAAAGTTTTAAGTTTAGATTTAGAAAAAAAATGGCGCGAAACTAAAAACATTCCTCAAGAAATAAAAGATTTAGCCAAAGAACGAGAAAACGCTCGCGCAAATAAAGACTGGGCTAGGTCTGATGACTTGCGAAAAAAAATACAAGAACTCGGTTACTCGGTTGAAGACACGCCTGACGGCAACTTGGTCAAAAAGATGAACCAATAA
- a CDS encoding prepilin-type N-terminal cleavage/methylation domain-containing protein, whose protein sequence is MLSLEKSDFSRHSFTLVELLIVVAIIGLLVAFAVPGFSAARAKSRDARRMADLKQIANALELAYATNSAYPNPTATACLSTCVADSPPAWCTNLLAQIPNIPNDPLPNQQCYLYNSDGTNFRIAAKLESSSSYTSSQGDGGLYPQFFEAYSSFSSILLSAYKSVWPSSGLSNLDPNYSSLLGWWNFEEGTGGAGATTVDDSGSGNNGTLSATPPTWQISGCGSGGCLNFDGTNKNYVQASSAISTPSAFTVSVWWKRLRDSGGTNSTHHLIAAAINGSGGYNLFLIPKAGSSILTTVNVDGVSKNATASISDTTVFSHIVMVWDGSFLTAYVNGASGAPTAASGALASGPSKFLTGKFGSSYYANGLVDDMRIYNRALNAKEICHICREMQSASFCNNCSE, encoded by the coding sequence ATGTTAAGTTTAGAAAAATCTGATTTTTCTCGACACTCCTTTACTCTCGTTGAATTACTCATTGTCGTGGCTATTATCGGTCTTTTGGTGGCCTTTGCGGTTCCCGGCTTTAGCGCTGCTCGAGCTAAGTCTAGGGACGCGAGACGCATGGCAGATCTTAAACAGATTGCCAATGCCTTGGAATTAGCCTATGCCACTAACAGCGCCTATCCTAATCCCACTGCTACTGCTTGTCTGTCTACTTGCGTGGCTGATTCTCCTCCGGCCTGGTGTACCAACCTTTTAGCCCAAATACCTAATATTCCTAATGACCCTCTACCTAATCAGCAGTGTTATCTATATAACTCAGATGGCACAAATTTCAGAATAGCTGCTAAATTAGAGTCATCTTCTAGCTATACCTCTTCTCAGGGCGACGGAGGCCTCTATCCTCAATTCTTTGAAGCTTATTCTAGTTTTTCTTCCATTCTTCTTTCTGCCTACAAGTCTGTTTGGCCATCAAGCGGACTTTCAAATCTTGATCCAAATTATTCTAGTTTATTGGGCTGGTGGAATTTTGAAGAGGGGACGGGTGGAGCCGGAGCAACGACAGTGGATGACTCGGGTTCGGGCAATAACGGAACATTAAGCGCTACACCACCGACTTGGCAAATTTCGGGGTGCGGTTCTGGTGGCTGTTTGAACTTTGACGGGACCAACAAAAATTACGTGCAGGCGAGTAGCGCTATTTCTACGCCCTCTGCGTTTACGGTAAGTGTATGGTGGAAACGACTTAGAGACTCTGGCGGCACAAATAGCACACATCATCTGATAGCTGCAGCTATTAATGGAAGTGGAGGCTATAATTTATTTCTTATTCCAAAGGCGGGATCATCAATACTCACCACGGTTAATGTGGACGGTGTTAGTAAAAATGCCACTGCTTCAATTTCCGACACTACTGTATTCTCTCATATTGTTATGGTTTGGGATGGATCGTTTTTAACTGCTTATGTAAATGGGGCTTCGGGAGCACCCACGGCGGCATCTGGCGCATTGGCGAGTGGCCCATCAAAGTTTCTAACGGGGAAATTTGGTTCAAGTTATTATGCGAACGGCCTTGTTGATGATATGCGCATTTATAATCGCGCTTTAAACGCCAAAGAAATATGCCATATTTGTCGGGAAATGCAATCAGCCAGTTTTTGTAATAATTGTTCCGAATAA
- the rpmJ gene encoding 50S ribosomal protein L36: MKVRTSVKPICRHCKLVRRGKRVYVICKVTPKHKQRQG; encoded by the coding sequence ATGAAGGTTCGAACATCTGTAAAACCAATTTGTCGACATTGTAAACTTGTCCGTCGGGGCAAGCGAGTTTATGTTATTTGTAAAGTTACCCCCAAGCATAAACAAAGACAGGGATAA